The Malus domestica chromosome 10, GDT2T_hap1 genome contains a region encoding:
- the AUX/IAA7.1 gene encoding auxin-induced protein AUX28, with translation MGFEETELRLGLPGGGGGGVRDGDQVIVMRKRGFSETESDISTDASTCVDLKLNLSNNSKETNSTGGKDGSAEKSKTNKEKNNNLDFRASDPAKPPAAKAQVVGWPPVRSFRKNMFTAVQKSTNDGESEQMNKGSNNNAVLVKVSMDGAPYLRKVDLKMYKSYPELSDALAKMFSSFTIGNCGSQGMKDFMNERKLMDVLNGSDYIPTYEDKDGDWMLVGDVPWEMFVESCKRLRIMKSKEAVGLAPRAMEKCKNRS, from the exons ATGGGGTTCGAAGAGACAGAGCTGAGGCTAGGGTTGCcgggtggtggtggcggcggcgTCCGTGATGGAGATCAGGTGATCGTGATGAGGAAGAGAGGGTTTTCTGAAACTGAGAGTGATATTAGTACTGATGCTAGTACTTGTGTGGATTTGAAGCTTAATCTTTCTAATAATTCTAAGGAGACAAATAGTACTGGTGGGAAAGATGGCAGTGCTGAAAAGTCCAAGACCAACAAGGAGAAGAACAACAACCTTGATTTTCGGGCTTCCGATCCAGCAAAGCCTCCTGCCGCCAA GGCACAAGTTGTGGGTTGGCCACCGGTGCGATCTTTTCGAAAGAACATGTTCACGGCGGTGCAAAAGAGCACGAATGATGGAGAAAGTGAGCAGATGAACAAGGGCAGCAATAATAATGCAGTTTTGGTGAAGGTTAGCATGGATGGTGCACCATACCTTCGCAAGGTCGACTTGAAGATGTACAAGAGTTACCCTGAGCTCTCTGATGCCCTAGCCAAAATGTTCAGCTCCTTCACCATTG GAAATTGTGGATCCCAAGGAATGAAGGACTTCATGAATGAGAGAAAGCTGATGGATGTTCTCAACGGTTCTGATTACATTCCAACATACGAAGACAAGGATGGTGATTGGATGCTGGTTGGCGATGTGCCATGGGA GATGTTTGTTGAATCATGCAAGAGATTGCGCATAATGAAGAGCAAGGAGGCTGTTGGAC